The proteins below come from a single Epinephelus moara isolate mb chromosome 19, YSFRI_EMoa_1.0, whole genome shotgun sequence genomic window:
- the itprip gene encoding inositol 1,4,5-trisphosphate receptor-interacting protein, whose translation MQGAIARVCMVVAAAILNHPLLFPQENTTIPEQDEVLMARMREHEERLELEQARLEKELAQLDTKQEETSSEDGYSWYFWSTLSFIIFFTIEIYRVDPSDAEIRPVEDEDVFSESGSVTPRTMVLDKHVLSNFCDKCTYTSAHENWRVREFVEGFADDLLESLRSVCDREADMEVGDFVGIGSMFESWKVCKPLTCDLMVPFSPPDPYSFQFHLWCSPSSDIPPDMQGCGKIKVTRFGENEEGCLCGSANLGEDMLCLLHSRDDTPKVDLSPDELLCSRNTRFLAKDQVMKWFQISVTKAWGRISHKYDFEVTFRNLDAAGALKIRFRSGKVIVMNIVPVVQLEDTDAYFVSHFPSDCDSSPDPYWPLSFAVYERNLLKHFAKRLPQNSCHLHCLQIVTFLHRKQTGLTGKTALTNYHLKTALLHLLLSKRPSAWGIESMEHRLRDVLSFLRRSLQEKRLHHVLVGNSKVPEVVQVPEIIRKAEPINLFRSLVLQRELHAATVRHFHEMLRNAPVLIQEYTPHLSNGGLHHSFDDSL comes from the coding sequence ATGCAGGGTGCCATTGCACGAGTGTGTATGGTGGTGGCCGCTGCCATATTAAACCACCCGCTGCTCTTTCCCCAAGAGAACACCACAATCCCGGAGCAGGATGAGGTGCTGATGGCTCGCATGCGGGAGCACGAGGAGAGGCTGGAATTGGAGCAGGCCAGGCTGGAGAAAGAGCTCGCACAGCTGGACACGAAGCAGGAAGAAACCAGCTCGGAGGACGGTTACAGTTGGTACTTTTGGAGCACTTTGTCTTTCATCATATTCTTCACTATCGAGATATACAGGGTGGATCCTTCTGACGCAGAAATCCGGCCAGTTGAGGATGAAGACGTGTTTTCAGAGAGCGGATCCGTCACCCCCAGGACGATGGTGCTGGATAAGCATGTCCTGAGCAACTTCTGTGACAAATGCACCTACACTTCAGCCCATGAAAACTGGAGGGTGAGGGAGTTTGTCGAGGGTTTTGCGGATGACTTGCTGGAGTCGCTCCGGAGCGTATgtgacagagaggcagacatGGAAGTCGGGGATTTTGTCGGGATTGGAAGCATGTTTGAATCCTGGAAGGTGTGCAAGCCACTGACATGCGACCTTATGGTGCCTTTCTCGCCTCCAGATCCGTACTCCTTCCAGTTCCACCTGTGGTGCAGTCCCTCCAGTGACATTCCTCCAGACATGCAGGGCTGCGGCAAGATAAAGGTGACCAGGTTTGGGGAGAACGAGGAGGGCTGTCTTTGTGGCTCCGCTAACCTGGGAGAGGACATGCTGTGTCTGTTGCATAGCAGGGATGACACCCCTAAAGTGGACCTCAGTCCTGATGAACTGCTATGCTCCAGGAACACACGTTTCTTAGCCAAAGATCAAGTCATGAAGTGGTTTCAGATCTCTGTAACCAAAGCGTGGGGACGTATCTCTCACAAATACGACTTTGAGGTCACTTTTCGCAATCTTGATGCAGCCGGTGCTTTGAAGATCCGATTCCGTTCAGGGAAAGTCATTGTAATGAACATTGTACCTGTGGTTCAGCTGGAGGATACAGATGCTTATTTTGTCTCACACTTCCCATCAGACTGTGACAGCTCCCCTGACCCATACTGGCCCCTCTCTTTTGCCGTCTACGAGAGGAATTTGCTGAAACACTTTGCCAAACGCCTACCGCAAAATTCCTGTCATTTGCACTGCCTTCAGATTGTTACTTTCCTACACAGAAAGCAGACAGGGCTCACAGGGAAAACTGCCCTTACTAATTATCATTTAAAGACTGCTCTGTTGCACTTGTTGCTGAGTAAAAGGCCCTCTGCGTGGGGCATCGAGAGTATGGAGCACAGGCTGCGGGATGTGCTCAGCTTCTTGCGGAGGAGCCTACAGGAAAAGAGACTTCATCACGTTCTGGTTGGGAACAGTAAAGTTCCAGAGGTCGTGCAGGTTCCGGAGATCATTCGCAAAGCGGAGCCCATCAATCTGTTCCGGTCTCTGGTGCTGCAGAGGGAGCTTCACGCTGCAACAGTCAGGCATTTTCACGAGATGTTGAGAAATGCACCTGTGCTCATACAAGAGTACACACCTCACTTATCAAACGGAGGTTTACACCACAGCTTCGACGACAGTTTGTGA
- the LOC126406838 gene encoding glutathione S-transferase omega-1-like: MSTEKCFAKGSAAPGPVPSDHIRLYSMRFCPFAHRTRLVLSAKGIKHDTININLKNKPEWFLEKNPLGLVPTLETTAGEVIYESPITCDYLDEVYPEKKLLPSSPFGKAQQRMMLEHFSKVTPYFYKIPMGRRNGDDVSALEAELKEKFAKLNEDLVNKKTKFFAGDSITMIDYMMWPWFERLEIFELKHCLDGTPELKKWTERMLEDAAVKATMHSLDTYKAFYKTNIEGKPDYDYGL; the protein is encoded by the exons gaaGTGCTGCACCCGGTCCAGTGCCCAGCGACCACATCAGACTTTACAGCATGAGATTCTGCCCCTTCGCCCACCGGACCAGATTAGTGCTGAGTGCCAAAGGGATCAA GCATGACACCATCAACATTAATCTGAAAAACAAACCTGAATGGTTCCTTGAGAAGAATCCTCTTGGCCTTGTCCCAACACTGGAGACTACCGCTGGCGAGGTGATATACGAGTCCCCCATCACCTGTGACTACCTGGATGAAGTTTACCCCGAGAAGAAGCTGCTTCCCTCTTCTCCTTTTGGTAAAGCTCAGCAGAGGATGATGCTGGAGCATTTTTCCAAG GTAACACCATACTTCTACAAGATCCCAATGGGGAGAAGGAATGGTGACGATGTCTCAGCACTTGAAGCTGAACTTAAAGAGAAGTTTGCCAAATTAAATGAG gaCCTGGTTAATAAGAAGACCAAGTTCTTTGCTGGTGACTCCATCACAATGATCGACTACATGATGTGGCCGTGGTTCGAGAGGCTGGAGATCTTTGAACTCAAACA CTGCCTTGACGGCACACCTGAGCTGAAGAAGTGGACAGAGCGCATGTTGGAGGACGCAGCTGTCAAAGCCACCATGCACAGTTTGGACACCTACAAGGCCTTCTACAAGACTAACATCGAGGGGAAACCCGACTACGACTATGGCCTGTAG